In Synechococcus sp. Nb3U1, one DNA window encodes the following:
- a CDS encoding BCD family MFS transporter: MTDTFQDPEVISSAASAEPQVQFQLSPPPLPLHTMFRLGLFQMGLGMMSLLTLGVLNRVMIDAELLAIPATVVGGSLAMYQFVSPSRVWFGQLSDAKPLFGSHRTGYVRLGAVLFTLCIFLAVQVVWELGDSFATTGWSWATYGWIGLTALVFALYGLCIGTCSTPFAALLVDVSDEDNRSKLVGIVWSMLMVGIAGGAISSAVLLRGLTPENLQSTINQLFLVIPAVVILLAWIATWGVEKRYSRYGSRSTLAGREDQITLGTALKVLTASRQTLIFFSFLALMTMGLFIQQPVLEPYGGDVFGMTVAQTTQLNAFWSLGILAGIVLTGFLIVPKLGKQRTARLGCLLVAASFLLTILSGVTGDPLLLQLCMILFGLASGITTNGAISLMLDLTAAETAGTFIGAWGLSQAMSQALSTLIGGALLDVGRILFPSSPVLTYATVFGVEAGVMLLAVYLLGRVSVAEFRDTTSRVLTDVLALELEG; the protein is encoded by the coding sequence ATGACCGATACCTTCCAAGATCCCGAGGTAATCTCGTCTGCTGCTTCTGCCGAGCCTCAGGTACAGTTTCAGCTCTCTCCGCCCCCTTTGCCGCTGCACACGATGTTTCGCTTGGGCCTGTTTCAAATGGGTCTGGGCATGATGTCGTTGCTCACCTTGGGAGTGTTGAACCGAGTCATGATCGATGCCGAGTTGCTGGCCATTCCGGCAACAGTGGTGGGGGGATCCCTGGCCATGTACCAGTTTGTTTCCCCGTCCCGCGTTTGGTTTGGGCAACTCTCGGATGCCAAGCCGCTGTTCGGGTCGCACCGCACCGGCTATGTGCGCCTAGGGGCCGTGCTGTTCACCCTGTGCATTTTCTTGGCGGTACAGGTGGTCTGGGAGTTGGGAGATAGCTTTGCTACGACGGGATGGTCTTGGGCCACCTACGGCTGGATTGGGCTGACGGCCCTGGTGTTCGCCCTCTACGGCCTTTGCATCGGCACCTGCTCCACGCCCTTTGCCGCTCTACTGGTGGATGTGTCGGATGAAGACAATCGCTCCAAATTGGTGGGGATCGTTTGGTCGATGTTGATGGTAGGCATTGCGGGTGGGGCGATTAGCTCGGCTGTTTTGTTGCGCGGCCTCACTCCCGAGAATCTGCAGAGCACGATCAACCAGTTGTTTCTGGTGATCCCGGCGGTGGTGATCCTGCTGGCCTGGATCGCCACTTGGGGAGTAGAAAAACGCTATTCCCGCTATGGATCCCGTTCTACTTTGGCTGGACGAGAAGATCAGATCACCCTTGGCACCGCCCTCAAAGTGCTGACCGCCAGCCGTCAAACCCTGATCTTCTTCAGCTTTTTGGCCCTGATGACGATGGGGCTGTTTATTCAGCAGCCGGTGTTGGAACCCTATGGTGGGGATGTGTTTGGCATGACCGTGGCCCAAACCACTCAACTGAATGCCTTCTGGAGCCTGGGCATTTTGGCCGGGATCGTGCTGACGGGGTTTTTGATCGTGCCGAAGCTGGGCAAACAGAGGACGGCACGCCTCGGCTGTTTGTTGGTGGCGGCATCCTTTCTGCTAACCATTCTGTCGGGGGTTACAGGTGACCCCCTGCTGCTGCAACTGTGCATGATCCTGTTTGGCTTGGCCTCGGGTATCACCACCAACGGTGCGATCAGCTTGATGTTGGATTTGACGGCAGCAGAAACGGCAGGTACTTTCATCGGTGCGTGGGGCCTTTCGCAGGCGATGTCGCAGGCTCTTTCCACTCTGATTGGGGGGGCATTGCTGGATGTGGGGCGGATTCTCTTCCCCAGCTCGCCAGTGCTGACTTATGCCACCGTTTTTGGAGTGGAAGCAGGGGTGATGTTGCTGGCGGTGTATTTGCTGGGGCGGGTGAGTGTAGCGGAGTTTCGGGATACCACCAGTCGGGTACTGACGGATGTGTTGGCGCTGGAGTTGGAGGGCTAA